The Episyrphus balteatus chromosome 4, idEpiBalt1.1, whole genome shotgun sequence genome includes a window with the following:
- the LOC129917879 gene encoding probable 6-phosphogluconolactonase, producing MVNYVLPNEDEVIQKLTNQIESLAKKAIADNGVFRVGLSGGSVINYLCRAIPAIDTDLSKWRLFFCDERFVPEADGDSTFGAYKSALIPVTKLQEDQFIKINTDLTLEECAKDYEEKILKEFQMEDGSIPVFDLLLLGMGPDGHTCSLFPDHVLLNEKRRLITPIDDSPKPPPKRVTMTFPLINNANCCMFAICGAGKADIVKRIFVDKESLPTGLVAPKNGNLVCIFDHAAGKSIADKN from the exons atggTAAACTATGTTCTTCCAAACGAGGATGAAGTCATTCAAAAACTCACAAATCAAATAGAAAGCTTAGCTAAGAAAGCGATAGCTGATAACGGAGTATTTCGTGTCGGGTTATCAG GTGGCTCAGTTATAAACTATCTGTGCAGAGCAATTCCAGCAATCGACACCGACTTGTCCAAGTGGCGATTGTTTTTCTGTGATGAACGTTTCGTTCCAGAGGCCGATGGAGATTCGACCTTTGGTGCCTATAAATCTGCATTGATTCCTGTAACAAAGTTACAGGAAGAtcagtttattaaaatcaacactGATCTTACATTAGAAGAATGTGCCAAAGATTATGAAGAAAAGATTCTTAAAGAATTTCAAATGGAAGATGGATCAATTCCAGTATTTGATTTGCTTCTTCTCGGAATGGGACCCGACGGACATACTTGTTCGTTATTCCCAGATCATGTGCTGTTGAATGAGAAGCGTCGTCTCATTACACCAATTGATGATTCCCCAAAGCCACCACCAAAGAGAGTTACTATGACATTCCCATTGATCAATAACGCCAATTGTTGCATGTTTGCAATTTGTGGTGCGGGAAAGGCTGATATTGTAAAG AGAATTTTTGTTGATAAGGAGTCACTGCCAACTGGGTTGGTTGCTCCAAAAAATGGAAATCTCGTTTGCATTTTTGACCATGCAGCCGGGAAAAGCATAGCAGATAAGAATTAG